The following are encoded together in the Blautia obeum ATCC 29174 genome:
- a CDS encoding MATE family efflux transporter, with the protein MKKSLRMTEGRISKKIIFFAIPLFLGNLFQQLYNTADSLIVGNFLGSNALAAVSSSGNLIFLMVGFINGIAMGAGVVIARYYGAKKRDSLQKAIHTTVAFGLAAGAVLTVLGMFLAPKILVLMGTPADVLPESIIYFRTYFAGSMGVVMYNIFVGVLQSVGDGRHPLIYLIISSCVNVVLDIFFIAGLGMGVGSAALATAISQFVSAILCMVHLMRVEEEYCLELWEIRFDSIMLKQIIQNGVPSGFQNSVIAIANVFVQSNINAFGKMAMAGCGSYSKIEGFAFLPVTCFTMALTTFVSQNLGAKQYDRAKKGARFGVLCSIIIAELIGVIIYAAAPVLIAAFNRDPDVVHYGVMQSRTIALFYCLLAFSHCIAAVLRGSGHASVPMIVMLCDWCLFRVSYITVAVRIIPDIRVIFWAYPLTWSISSVIFLFMFLRGKWVYGFEKTSQM; encoded by the coding sequence ATGAAAAAGAGTTTGAGAATGACAGAGGGACGTATCTCTAAAAAGATCATTTTTTTTGCCATTCCATTGTTTCTGGGGAACCTGTTTCAGCAGTTGTACAATACTGCGGATTCCCTGATCGTGGGAAATTTTTTAGGAAGCAATGCACTGGCGGCGGTCAGTTCATCTGGAAATCTGATCTTTTTGATGGTAGGTTTTATTAACGGTATTGCCATGGGTGCGGGTGTAGTTATTGCCAGATATTACGGTGCCAAAAAAAGAGACAGCCTGCAAAAGGCAATCCATACAACCGTTGCATTTGGTCTTGCGGCCGGTGCGGTCTTGACTGTTTTGGGAATGTTTCTGGCGCCAAAGATCTTGGTGCTGATGGGGACTCCTGCGGATGTTCTCCCGGAATCCATTATATATTTTCGTACATACTTTGCAGGTTCTATGGGTGTTGTCATGTACAACATTTTTGTTGGAGTTCTGCAGTCGGTTGGTGATGGACGTCATCCATTGATCTATCTGATCATTTCATCCTGTGTCAATGTTGTTCTGGATATTTTCTTTATCGCAGGTCTTGGCATGGGAGTTGGTTCAGCAGCGCTCGCAACTGCTATTTCCCAGTTTGTCAGTGCGATTCTCTGTATGGTTCATCTGATGCGTGTGGAAGAAGAATATTGCCTGGAACTGTGGGAAATTCGTTTTGACAGCATTATGTTGAAGCAGATTATTCAGAATGGTGTGCCGTCTGGCTTTCAGAATTCAGTCATCGCGATCGCGAATGTTTTTGTACAGTCAAATATTAATGCATTTGGAAAAATGGCGATGGCAGGATGTGGATCTTATTCTAAGATTGAGGGATTCGCCTTTTTGCCGGTTACCTGTTTTACGATGGCACTGACAACATTTGTCAGTCAGAATCTTGGCGCAAAACAGTATGACCGGGCGAAAAAGGGAGCAAGATTTGGGGTTCTCTGTTCGATCATTATTGCAGAATTGATCGGCGTGATCATATATGCTGCCGCACCGGTGCTGATCGCAGCATTTAACAGAGATCCCGATGTTGTACATTATGGCGTGATGCAGTCAAGAACAATTGCATTATTTTATTGTCTGCTGGCGTTTTCTCATTGTATTGCAGCAGTACTCCGTGGTTCCGGCCACGCATCTGTTCCGATGATCGTTATGCTCTGTGACTGGTGCCTGTTCCGTGTAAGCTATATCACCGTTGCAGTTCGCATCATCCCGGATATCCGTGTGATCTTTTGGGCATACCCATTGACCTGGAGTATCAGCTCCGTGATTTTTCTGTTTATGTTCCTGCGAGGAAAATGGGTATATGGGTTTGAGAAAACATCACAGATGTAA
- a CDS encoding substrate-binding domain-containing protein gives MKKIWKIWTVILVAAATVLLTISTQYSKKEEISTDSYQYLIGVSLPNVIEPWLNNFVDVFTEKVSQDKKINVIFRDAAGNPEKQIQDIETLMEYGIDILIVSPDGSDSLSSVLSEAFQKIPVILTGVGAGTEDYTCLIKSDDQKIGRLAGEYILNNLYEKNKKIVVFQGVEESPVSKQRLKGFQDSVQGTIPEEDITYYCGDWLRDRAELRMKDYLISHDSADIVFAFNDDMAYGAYQACQQYRIEGKVHLIGVDGFEGESAGLSLVDKGVLDATIQTPDFGGLSYEIARKLLEGNKVEKNIIIQPELILQGGAERKE, from the coding sequence ATGAAGAAAATATGGAAAATATGGACAGTGATACTGGTTGCGGCAGCAACAGTCTTACTTACGATCAGTACACAGTATAGCAAAAAAGAAGAGATATCTACAGATAGTTATCAGTATCTGATCGGTGTTAGCCTTCCAAATGTAATAGAACCGTGGCTAAATAATTTTGTTGATGTATTTACAGAAAAAGTATCCCAGGATAAAAAAATAAATGTAATTTTTCGAGATGCAGCTGGAAATCCGGAAAAACAGATTCAGGATATTGAGACGTTGATGGAGTACGGGATAGATATTCTGATTGTCTCTCCTGATGGAAGTGACAGCCTTTCTTCTGTTCTTTCGGAGGCTTTTCAGAAGATACCGGTCATTCTGACAGGTGTTGGTGCAGGGACAGAGGATTATACGTGTCTTATCAAGTCAGATGATCAGAAGATTGGCAGGCTTGCAGGAGAATATATTCTGAATAATCTTTATGAAAAGAATAAAAAGATCGTGGTCTTTCAGGGGGTTGAAGAATCCCCGGTATCCAAACAGAGACTAAAGGGTTTTCAGGATTCTGTTCAGGGTACAATACCGGAAGAAGATATCACTTATTACTGTGGCGACTGGCTTCGGGATCGGGCAGAGCTCAGGATGAAAGACTATCTGATCTCGCATGATTCTGCTGATATAGTTTTCGCTTTTAATGATGATATGGCATATGGTGCATATCAGGCCTGTCAGCAGTACAGGATTGAGGGCAAGGTACATCTGATAGGTGTGGATGGGTTTGAAGGAGAAAGTGCAGGGCTGAGTCTGGTAGACAAAGGTGTACTGGATGCAACGATACAGACACCGGACTTTGGTGGACTTTCTTATGAAATTGCAAGAAAACTTCTTGAGGGAAATAAGGTTGAGAAAAATATTATTATCCAGCCGGAATTGATTCTTCAGGGAGGAGCGGAAAGGAAAGAGTAA
- a CDS encoding response regulator transcription factor: MWKVLIADDEPKIRQGLKSVLEEMKLPITVCAEARNGMEALEKIEQFQPDFILMDICMPKLSGIQFLEELRKLDKNCPVIVISGFNEFSYAKQAIKLGVSEYLLKPIAEEELQAAVVKVTEEIKQKRKSEKFMELVKQQMIQNQDYLRDVFFNEWMEGKLSRFEWEEQARFLDMDFPDNMILILVSVQSSYDKKIDKGTVTEEIYKITLEKIIRELMEPYHTVSVFSSKYEDVAIVMEKLPENFQEFSADLQLQTEEKVGGKCFITARECTFETLPDISREMRREVQKMQECRPIVQDARKYIYANYQDRNLDLRQVAHAIGCNSSYISRIMKQELGISFKDFLTRLRISQAVRLMEDRELSINQIAEKVGYSNQHYFSAAFKNCQGMSPSEFRKNMLQIDRNGL; this comes from the coding sequence ATGTGGAAAGTTTTGATTGCTGATGACGAACCGAAAATTCGTCAGGGATTAAAAAGTGTATTGGAGGAAATGAAACTTCCGATCACAGTCTGTGCAGAAGCACGGAATGGAATGGAAGCATTAGAAAAAATTGAGCAGTTTCAACCGGATTTTATTCTGATGGATATCTGCATGCCTAAGTTGAGTGGTATACAGTTTCTGGAGGAATTGAGAAAACTGGATAAAAACTGTCCGGTAATCGTAATCTCCGGATTTAATGAGTTTTCCTATGCAAAACAGGCAATTAAGCTTGGGGTTTCCGAATATCTTTTGAAACCTATCGCAGAGGAAGAACTTCAAGCTGCGGTCGTGAAGGTGACTGAAGAGATAAAGCAGAAGCGAAAATCTGAAAAATTCATGGAACTTGTGAAACAACAGATGATTCAGAATCAGGATTATCTGAGAGATGTGTTTTTCAATGAATGGATGGAAGGAAAATTATCTAGATTCGAATGGGAAGAACAGGCAAGATTTCTTGATATGGATTTTCCGGATAATATGATTCTCATACTTGTGTCAGTTCAGTCCAGTTATGACAAGAAAATTGATAAAGGTACGGTGACTGAGGAAATATATAAGATCACTCTTGAAAAGATTATCAGAGAACTTATGGAGCCTTATCATACGGTAAGTGTGTTTTCCAGTAAGTATGAGGATGTAGCGATTGTTATGGAAAAGCTGCCGGAAAATTTTCAGGAGTTCAGTGCAGATCTTCAGCTGCAGACAGAAGAAAAAGTGGGTGGAAAGTGTTTTATTACGGCAAGAGAATGTACTTTTGAAACATTGCCTGATATTAGCCGTGAGATGCGCCGGGAAGTGCAGAAAATGCAGGAATGTAGACCAATTGTACAGGACGCAAGAAAATATATTTATGCCAATTATCAGGACAGAAATCTGGATCTCAGACAGGTGGCACATGCAATTGGCTGTAATTCTTCTTATATTAGCAGGATTATGAAACAGGAATTGGGGATATCTTTTAAAGATTTTCTTACAAGGCTTCGTATCAGTCAGGCAGTGCGGCTTATGGAAGATCGGGAATTGTCGATTAATCAGATTGCAGAAAAGGTAGGGTACAGCAACCAGCACTATTTTTCTGCTGCATTTAAAAACTGTCAGGGTATGTCGCCCTCAGAATTCCGTAAAAATATGCTGCAGATTGACAGAAACGGATTATAA
- a CDS encoding cache domain-containing sensor histidine kinase: protein MFSKLKRILHPENMLFKMIILNCGLLLLVTLVLTAAGNYIYEESIAERSYANTMEIQNQVLKSLDLIFKSVEDNVEALGNYPEVQEYLKVDVENQQASRVELERQVRDLLLDYSRIYSEYLNIVVVSEKGQYLSNDSYRVKKLPLTEEKWYQDAVLANGELVLSPTSLGRNLKAWKNYSTDNYVSTAKLICDRQTSAGIGVILIDLDLKSIQNLVEDITMGQTGFGYIQDSQGHVLYAPQNEVVYRMNPNWVTDGESGRVRCRIKGKDYNVIYSHSKYTDLTAVGVFDWGKTIEGISRARTVSKWIAVIIMIFAAGATVIFSASITRPISTLSKLMKKAQTGDMTVRFENHYKGEIGQLGDSFNAMVEKINELLGVVYKEQKNKREAELKILHEQIKPHFLYNTLDTIQWMAKQYHAQDIVDLVLALSGFFRISLSQGKEFITLEQEVLMVKNYLDIQKVRYEDLFEYKTEIEEGLGNYMVLKICLQPLVENALYHGIKESDQDRGTIWIRAFSESEDSIILKVEDDGAGMSQERIDQLNSWLKLKERGEEVKAYGTLNVNDRIKIAYGDEYGLHYEKRTGGGTVAVVRLKRLQKEVCGKF, encoded by the coding sequence ATGTTCAGTAAACTGAAAAGAATTCTACATCCGGAGAATATGCTGTTCAAAATGATCATACTGAACTGTGGCCTACTTTTGTTAGTTACATTGGTCCTTACAGCTGCTGGAAACTATATATATGAGGAATCTATTGCAGAAAGATCCTATGCAAACACAATGGAAATCCAGAATCAGGTGTTGAAATCGCTTGATCTGATTTTTAAATCCGTAGAGGATAATGTTGAGGCTTTGGGAAATTATCCGGAAGTACAAGAGTATTTAAAAGTAGATGTTGAAAATCAGCAGGCAAGCCGTGTGGAATTGGAAAGACAGGTGCGAGACCTTCTTCTGGATTATTCCAGAATATACAGTGAATATTTAAATATTGTTGTTGTCAGTGAGAAAGGCCAGTATCTTTCTAATGATTCATACCGAGTCAAAAAGCTTCCGCTTACGGAAGAAAAATGGTATCAGGATGCGGTTCTGGCAAATGGAGAACTGGTTTTAAGTCCTACCAGTCTGGGACGAAATTTAAAAGCCTGGAAAAACTACAGTACAGACAATTATGTCAGCACAGCTAAATTAATTTGTGACAGACAGACGTCTGCGGGGATTGGTGTGATCCTTATAGATTTGGATTTGAAGAGTATTCAGAATCTTGTCGAAGATATTACAATGGGACAGACTGGATTTGGTTATATACAGGATAGTCAGGGGCATGTGCTCTATGCACCCCAAAATGAAGTTGTATACCGGATGAATCCAAACTGGGTCACGGACGGAGAGAGTGGACGTGTCAGATGTCGCATAAAGGGAAAAGATTACAATGTCATATATAGTCATTCAAAATATACAGACCTGACTGCAGTTGGAGTATTTGACTGGGGGAAAACTATCGAAGGCATTTCCAGAGCAAGGACAGTTTCGAAATGGATTGCAGTTATAATAATGATCTTTGCGGCAGGAGCAACGGTTATTTTTTCGGCATCCATTACAAGGCCTATTTCGACGCTTTCAAAACTTATGAAAAAAGCGCAGACCGGAGATATGACGGTTCGTTTTGAAAATCATTATAAAGGTGAAATAGGGCAGCTGGGAGATTCTTTTAATGCAATGGTAGAAAAAATTAATGAACTTCTTGGCGTTGTATACAAAGAACAGAAAAATAAAAGAGAAGCAGAGCTTAAGATTCTTCATGAGCAGATTAAGCCGCACTTTCTTTATAATACACTTGATACGATACAGTGGATGGCAAAGCAGTACCATGCGCAGGATATTGTTGATCTGGTGCTTGCTTTGTCAGGATTTTTCCGTATCAGTCTGAGTCAGGGAAAAGAATTTATTACATTGGAACAGGAAGTTTTAATGGTAAAGAATTATCTGGACATCCAGAAAGTACGGTATGAGGATCTGTTTGAATATAAAACAGAGATTGAAGAAGGACTGGGAAATTATATGGTATTAAAAATCTGTCTTCAGCCGCTTGTGGAAAATGCTCTTTATCATGGGATAAAGGAATCCGATCAGGACAGAGGAACTATATGGATCCGTGCTTTTTCAGAGTCAGAGGATTCGATCATACTTAAGGTAGAAGATGATGGTGCTGGCATGAGTCAGGAAAGAATAGATCAATTGAATTCCTGGCTGAAACTGAAAGAACGTGGAGAAGAAGTAAAAGCCTATGGAACGTTGAATGTAAATGACCGCATAAAGATCGCTTACGGTGACGAATACGGACTTCATTATGAAAAGAGAACGGGAGGAGGTACCGTGGCTGTTGTAAGGCTCAAACGGCTGCAGAAAGAAGTATGTGGAAAGTTTTGA
- a CDS encoding substrate-binding domain-containing protein produces MNKKAISILLTAAMGVSVLAAGTVTVSAAEKKDKYVIGMSQCNLGEPWRVAMNDQIAMAAEKHPEFEVIFADAAQDNSKQIADIENFVQMGVDLIITSPNEATPLTNAVSAAYDAGIPVILLDRKIDGDKYTQFIGADNVDMGRIAGEYIADTLLPDGGKVCEIKGLEGTSGGIDRDNGFREGIKKNDKIEIVAVNNADWLREKAITVAEEMLQTNDEIDLFLALNDPMAEGAYIAAKNAGREGDILFVGFDGLPTPDGGIRSVMDGRLSMTQVYPTGGTEAIESAYQLLVEGKELDKTLTLTSEIVTPDNAEELLEKFGGSAE; encoded by the coding sequence ATGAATAAAAAAGCGATCAGTATCCTCTTAACAGCAGCTATGGGTGTTTCTGTCCTGGCAGCAGGCACAGTTACAGTCAGTGCAGCAGAGAAAAAGGACAAATATGTGATCGGAATGTCACAGTGTAATCTTGGTGAGCCATGGCGTGTAGCTATGAATGATCAGATTGCAATGGCAGCAGAAAAACATCCGGAATTTGAGGTTATTTTCGCAGACGCTGCTCAGGATAACTCCAAACAGATTGCAGATATTGAAAACTTTGTACAGATGGGTGTAGACCTTATCATTACATCTCCTAACGAAGCTACACCACTTACTAATGCAGTTAGTGCAGCTTATGATGCAGGAATCCCGGTTATTCTTCTTGACAGAAAGATTGACGGAGACAAGTATACTCAGTTTATCGGTGCAGACAACGTAGATATGGGACGTATTGCAGGAGAATATATTGCAGATACACTTCTTCCTGACGGTGGTAAGGTTTGTGAGATCAAAGGTCTTGAAGGAACTTCTGGTGGAATCGACAGAGATAATGGTTTCCGCGAAGGTATCAAGAAAAATGACAAGATTGAAATCGTAGCTGTAAACAATGCAGACTGGCTTCGTGAAAAAGCAATCACAGTTGCAGAAGAAATGCTTCAGACAAATGATGAAATCGATCTTTTCCTGGCTTTAAATGACCCGATGGCAGAAGGTGCATATATCGCAGCTAAGAATGCAGGAAGAGAAGGAGACATCCTTTTTGTTGGATTTGATGGACTTCCTACACCAGATGGTGGTATTCGAAGCGTTATGGATGGAAGACTCAGCATGACTCAGGTTTATCCTACAGGTGGTACAGAAGCAATTGAAAGCGCTTATCAGCTGCTCGTTGAAGGCAAAGAACTTGACAAAACTCTGACTCTTACTTCTGAAATCGTTACTCCTGACAATGCAGAAGAACTCCTCGAAAAATTTGGTGGATCTGCAGAATAA
- a CDS encoding ABC transporter permease: MDNKKKMKAMIKQMQSVIALVIIFVVASTICIKDGRNNFLDIRNLMNVLRAVSENGIIAIGMTIILILGDIDLSVGSVVGLISTGCAYLMVKSGLGFVPAILVSLGIGALFGLFNGLCITKLRLQAFIVTLASMNIARGLARFWANGIGIPLAYGKGEGMAPPAFEVLQMRLWGIIPVPAIIFIVLLIVFQIILSKTRFGRQVYAIGGNKNAAYLSGIKVDRIKIYAFMICAMLSSVAAMIHAAQISQGGPNEGQGYELNAVAACAIGGTSLAGGKGTVFGTLIGALILGMLDNVLGLKGVNSNLQLMVKGFLIIIAVFMQADKVND; this comes from the coding sequence ATGGATAACAAAAAGAAAATGAAAGCTATGATTAAGCAGATGCAGAGTGTAATCGCACTGGTTATTATCTTTGTGGTGGCATCTACAATCTGTATTAAGGATGGCAGAAATAACTTTCTGGATATAAGAAACCTGATGAATGTGCTAAGAGCCGTATCAGAAAATGGAATCATTGCAATTGGTATGACGATCATCCTGATCCTTGGTGATATTGATCTTTCTGTAGGTTCTGTTGTAGGTCTTATCTCAACAGGATGTGCATATCTGATGGTAAAGAGTGGTCTGGGATTTGTACCGGCCATCCTTGTAAGCCTTGGAATCGGAGCATTGTTTGGATTGTTTAATGGATTATGTATCACAAAGCTGAGACTTCAGGCTTTTATCGTTACTCTTGCATCTATGAATATCGCGAGAGGACTTGCAAGATTCTGGGCAAACGGAATCGGTATCCCGCTTGCATATGGAAAAGGTGAAGGAATGGCTCCGCCGGCATTTGAAGTACTTCAGATGCGTCTATGGGGAATCATACCGGTACCGGCAATCATCTTCATTGTTCTTCTGATCGTTTTCCAGATTATTTTGAGTAAGACAAGATTCGGAAGACAGGTATATGCAATTGGTGGAAATAAGAATGCGGCATATCTCTCAGGTATCAAAGTAGACAGAATTAAGATCTATGCATTTATGATCTGTGCAATGCTTTCATCTGTTGCAGCTATGATTCATGCAGCTCAGATCAGCCAGGGTGGACCGAACGAAGGTCAGGGCTATGAACTTAATGCAGTTGCAGCCTGTGCTATTGGCGGAACAAGTCTTGCAGGCGGCAAGGGAACTGTTTTTGGTACACTTATCGGAGCGCTTATCCTTGGTATGCTGGATAATGTCCTTGGTCTTAAAGGAGTCAATTCAAACCTTCAGCTGATGGTAAAAGGATTCCTTATCATCATTGCAGTATTTATGCAGGCAGATAAAGTAAACGACTAA
- a CDS encoding sugar ABC transporter ATP-binding protein, protein MEKVLLNMKAISKTFGSVQALKEVSLDLYAGEVLALMGENGAGKSTLMNILSGSLQPTKGEIYLKGEKVTVPGPIAAKKLGISKIHQELQIVPEMSVAENIFLGRWMKKKGGSVDFKTMAAEARKYLEMLDVHVDPATKLKDLRIGEQQLVEIAKAISLNSEIIIMDEPTSAISEKEAEKLFTIIRKLRSEGKGIIYITHRMEEIFQIADRLTVMRDGTYIGTVKASETSKDEIIKMMVGRDMSEQYPKDPTEKGEIALKVENLTYTPPAGSFRRSLKNISLHVRHGEVLGIAGLAGAGRSELFECLAGVHYKDTTAKISIDGKEVTIKNPADAIKAGISFATEDRKGTGLVLQRSIGENMSLPLLKKFSPAFFMKSGEEKKEWNKQMETLRVKAPGTKTLASALSGGNQQKVVLGRWLMTEPKILLLDEPTRGIDVGAKAEIYQLINNLAKQGMAIIVVSSELPEVIGISDRIVTFCEGELTGEYLQEEATQEKLLQSATK, encoded by the coding sequence ATGGAAAAGGTATTACTGAACATGAAGGCCATAAGCAAAACTTTCGGAAGTGTGCAGGCATTAAAAGAAGTTTCTCTGGACCTTTATGCGGGTGAAGTACTTGCTCTGATGGGAGAAAACGGAGCAGGAAAATCCACACTGATGAACATTCTCAGTGGTTCTCTTCAGCCTACAAAAGGAGAAATTTATCTGAAAGGAGAAAAAGTAACTGTCCCGGGACCGATCGCAGCAAAAAAACTTGGAATTTCTAAAATTCATCAGGAACTTCAGATTGTTCCGGAAATGAGCGTGGCAGAAAACATTTTTCTTGGAAGATGGATGAAGAAAAAGGGCGGATCGGTTGATTTTAAAACGATGGCTGCAGAGGCTCGTAAATATCTGGAGATGTTGGACGTACATGTTGATCCGGCAACAAAATTAAAAGATTTAAGAATCGGAGAGCAGCAACTTGTTGAGATCGCAAAGGCGATATCCTTGAATTCTGAAATTATTATCATGGACGAACCGACTTCTGCTATCAGTGAAAAAGAAGCTGAAAAGTTGTTTACGATCATTCGAAAGCTTCGTTCAGAGGGAAAAGGAATTATCTACATCACACATCGAATGGAAGAAATTTTCCAGATTGCAGACAGACTTACTGTAATGCGTGATGGAACGTATATAGGTACCGTAAAGGCCTCTGAGACCTCAAAAGATGAGATTATAAAGATGATGGTTGGACGTGATATGAGCGAGCAGTATCCAAAAGATCCTACTGAAAAAGGTGAGATTGCTCTTAAAGTAGAAAACCTTACATACACTCCACCAGCAGGAAGTTTTCGAAGATCACTCAAGAATATTTCTCTGCATGTAAGGCATGGCGAAGTTCTTGGAATCGCCGGACTTGCAGGTGCAGGAAGATCAGAACTTTTTGAATGTCTGGCAGGTGTACATTACAAAGACACTACAGCAAAGATTTCTATTGATGGTAAAGAAGTAACTATAAAAAATCCTGCAGATGCGATCAAAGCGGGCATTTCCTTTGCAACTGAAGACAGAAAGGGAACAGGTCTTGTTCTTCAGAGATCTATTGGAGAGAATATGTCTCTTCCTCTTCTGAAAAAATTTAGTCCGGCATTTTTTATGAAATCCGGAGAAGAGAAAAAAGAATGGAACAAACAGATGGAAACCCTCAGAGTAAAAGCTCCTGGAACAAAAACTCTTGCCAGTGCTCTTTCTGGAGGAAACCAGCAGAAAGTTGTACTAGGCAGATGGTTGATGACTGAGCCAAAGATTCTTCTTTTGGATGAACCTACCCGAGGAATTGATGTAGGTGCAAAAGCAGAAATATACCAGTTGATCAACAATCTTGCGAAACAGGGGATGGCGATCATTGTAGTATCCTCAGAGCTTCCGGAAGTAATCGGTATTTCAGACAGAATCGTTACTTTCTGTGAGGGAGAACTGACGGGTGAATATCTCCAGGAAGAAGCAACTCAGGAAAAACTTCTTCAGAGTGCAACAAAATAA
- a CDS encoding transposase produces the protein MRYTYEFKKKAVELYRQGKWIDAPNDIINLKNFHDMIVRWHHLEESNTSDCLKHYGTNKKWSPEEKYELVARVIAGDTITSVAYTVGINSGLLAQWIRKYKIWGYNGLVGRRKGRKPKESAMKKMNINNPRKLNESEYEELIRLRAEITYIKAENEAIKKEIALREEREAALLKAKKQQSSKNSKKKDIC, from the coding sequence ATGCGTTATACTTACGAATTTAAGAAAAAAGCTGTTGAATTGTATCGCCAAGGAAAATGGATTGATGCACCCAATGATATAATAAATCTAAAAAATTTTCATGACATGATTGTCAGATGGCATCATTTGGAAGAATCAAATACTTCTGATTGTTTAAAACACTATGGTACAAATAAAAAGTGGTCTCCAGAGGAAAAATATGAACTTGTTGCACGAGTTATAGCTGGAGATACTATTACTTCAGTTGCTTATACTGTGGGTATAAACAGTGGATTACTTGCTCAATGGATTCGCAAATATAAAATATGGGGTTATAATGGACTTGTAGGCCGAAGAAAAGGGCGAAAACCAAAGGAGTCCGCAATGAAAAAAATGAACATAAATAATCCACGTAAATTAAATGAGTCTGAATATGAAGAACTGATTCGTTTACGAGCTGAAATTACTTATATTAAAGCAGAAAATGAAGCAATAAAAAAAGAGATCGCCTTGAGAGAAGAAAGGGAAGCTGCGCTACTCAAGGCGAAAAAGCAGCAATCATCAAAGAACTCAAAGAAAAAGGATATCTGTTAA
- a CDS encoding IS3 family transposase, translated as MKELKEKGYLLKHLLKAMNMARSTYYFEINKTDPVAIRNEELLLVIKKIFVENKGRYGVRRVYMELKNRGYNVNHKRVQRLMHDAGLFGKRPKEKYHSYKGEVGKVADNVINRNFSTTLPLQKWTTDVSQFNFSWGKCYLSPILDMNTNEIISYDLALSPNLEQIKRMLDKAFDKYSSVNGLILHSDQGWQYQHAYYRNRLKEHGIIQSMSRKGNCYDNCIMETFFGRIKTELYYGFEKDYTSFEEFAIAIDEYIDYYNSKRIQAKTKWMPPVKYREASMMSA; from the coding sequence ATCAAAGAACTCAAAGAAAAAGGATATCTGTTAAAACACTTGTTAAAGGCTATGAATATGGCGCGTTCTACATACTATTTTGAAATTAATAAAACAGATCCAGTTGCTATACGAAATGAAGAATTACTTCTAGTTATTAAAAAAATATTCGTAGAAAACAAAGGCAGATATGGGGTACGCAGAGTTTATATGGAATTAAAAAATCGTGGCTACAACGTAAATCATAAGAGAGTTCAACGTCTTATGCATGACGCTGGATTATTTGGAAAACGTCCAAAAGAAAAATATCATTCTTATAAAGGTGAAGTTGGGAAAGTAGCCGACAATGTAATTAATAGAAATTTTTCAACTACTTTACCTCTGCAAAAGTGGACAACAGATGTATCCCAATTTAATTTTTCGTGGGGAAAATGCTATCTTTCTCCTATTTTGGATATGAATACAAATGAGATTATTTCATATGATTTAGCGCTAAGTCCTAATTTAGAACAAATAAAAAGAATGCTTGATAAAGCCTTTGATAAGTATTCTTCTGTAAACGGTTTAATTTTGCACTCTGATCAAGGATGGCAATATCAACATGCTTATTATCGAAATCGTTTGAAAGAACATGGAATAATTCAATCTATGTCTAGAAAGGGGAATTGCTACGATAATTGCATCATGGAAACATTCTTTGGAAGAATAAAAACAGAACTGTATTATGGTTTTGAAAAAGATTATACATCATTTGAAGAATTTGCAATTGCTATTGATGAATATATTGATTACTATAATAGCAAACGAATCCAGGCAAAAACAAAATGGATGCCTCCTGTAAAATACAGAGAAGCATCCATGATGTCCGCCTAA
- a CDS encoding PAS domain-containing protein — protein MSEHLPGAFIIYRADKEDDELFFANDEFLHMSGYKDIDELFRLTEKSFRNLIREDEQQQIESSIWEQIDNGNENDYIHFHLRKADGTYFSVLDHGRIVESPQYGKVFYVLFMDWEDMHIRYNDKFAR, from the coding sequence ATCTCTGAACATCTTCCAGGTGCATTCATCATATACAGAGCTGACAAAGAAGATGATGAACTATTTTTTGCAAATGATGAATTTCTTCATATGTCCGGATATAAAGATATAGATGAACTGTTCAGACTTACTGAGAAAAGTTTTCGCAACTTGATTCGTGAAGATGAACAGCAACAGATAGAATCAAGTATCTGGGAACAGATTGACAACGGCAATGAAAATGACTATATTCACTTTCATCTTCGAAAAGCTGACGGAACTTATTTTTCTGTTCTTGATCATGGAAGAATTGTAGAGAGCCCGCAATACGGGAAAGTATTTTATGTATTGTTCATGGATTGGGAAGATATGCATATTCGTTACAATGATAAATTCGCAAGATAA